In one Corallococcus sp. EGB genomic region, the following are encoded:
- the mukB gene encoding chromosome partition protein MukB has translation MTRTTAEALALVNWKGVFYARYGLDRHVTALEGANGAGKTTVMIAAYVVLLPDMSRLRFTNLGETGATGGDKGIWGRLGESGRPSYAVVEFALPGKRRLVAGVHLERKGEPSVEPTPFIVSGLEADVRLQDLLLVKQGENEAVPELQELRENAVRLGGRLQSFTSARDYFAALFDQGVTPLRLGTDEERNKLNEMLRTSMTGGISRALTSELRSFLLKEEGGLADTLQRMRANLDACRRTRTEVQEARRLEQEIGGVFEAGQTMFAAALIATRERAEELTRRVEEAEAAQAAAAEAHDNAKEALAQTLNAIDALERRRGEIGQVLESARAWHVRLREALAAAKHLAECVAQLTRAEELAKTTGAKRDAAEAERGAKRDALRRAEDDYTRTAGGLADLQQGLEELHRRADAYRQSTRRLREAEESLGGVLIPVHTLEERVSSARDELAVVDDERRDARTRLDDAEAHRAQHSKVMAALRALVDGDVALDAAYEAALSALQEHRARSELAGRLPSLEHDLAEARRQATRQSGVRERAKALEVVVGNEPAGQLVERLLGEAETELKDHEDRERAVKASAQQLERDLKDLESRRRSLVEREPVFRALAERAARLAEHLGTPVDSRATLDTARATLGERLVETRKAEDVAREEHEALLRQARDLLAQGGPFAPELLKLKDQLGAELVAGSFEDVGLDEAGRLEARLGPLAQALVVDDPKATARTLDVRSDALANVLLVSRDADLEQLASATSPIDVGDRDVAVEDGIALRVSRIPSHPRLGRRAREARAAEFNREADRKARELEEVRVGRRHLERLVADGEALLAGHAVWLAGDPAPALAEVKRSIVEAEAQLGIHRAASVGHAEAARTVRPRVNGLRVLLGEALLLDPPDFAERARSLEHDLHAARVAKELVARHKANAELVDRHQTVLRQVPLTNEDVVRLRERLQQLTNRRERLKEGIDALEYVQSNVEALAWEDAPARLAKEQALVPAIKQQLQEAEQHRAAVEREAKDAERSFNAALTAFQDADGKRLAATHTHTQAVERFDRLRIPDPSDEALAVAEKEVARLDEEHRSHDTRHRELLTTKGRQEGSVSETARRLEEAEEKLAKERGEAEPAVKRWDDLRERAAKFGVVGVLLTEAPRDLADVRGHVNLVQKANTWRELLVERLRGAQGGAQLLAELQTLRAPSEGEFAAGVLDLWLTVRDWLRRRLPAQVAEVDDPREALLRLRDQLSALEERLKSQETVLRGASEDVARGIDVQIRKARTQVNRLNKNLEGVSFGSIQGIRVRQNAVEKMEQVLRALRDGAAQTLLFQADMPIEDALDQIFQRFGGGRTGGQKLLDYREYVHLQVEVRRKAGADWEIANPGRLSTGEAIGVGAALMMVVLTEWERDAMLLRGKKSHGSLRFLFLDEANRLSHDNLGVLFDLCQALDLQLLIAAPEVARAEGNTTYRLVRKMTADGREEVLVSGRRTRAEA, from the coding sequence ATGACACGAACGACCGCCGAGGCTCTGGCGTTGGTCAACTGGAAGGGCGTGTTTTACGCCCGATACGGGCTCGATCGACATGTGACCGCGCTCGAAGGCGCGAACGGCGCCGGCAAGACGACGGTGATGATCGCGGCCTACGTCGTGCTGTTGCCTGACATGTCGCGGCTGCGGTTCACCAACCTCGGCGAGACCGGAGCGACCGGAGGCGACAAGGGCATCTGGGGCCGACTCGGAGAATCGGGACGTCCCTCGTACGCCGTCGTCGAGTTTGCGCTGCCGGGCAAGCGTCGACTCGTCGCGGGCGTCCACCTCGAGAGGAAGGGCGAGCCCTCCGTCGAGCCGACACCGTTCATCGTCTCCGGTCTGGAAGCCGACGTTCGACTCCAGGACTTGCTGCTCGTGAAGCAGGGCGAGAACGAGGCCGTGCCCGAGCTGCAGGAGCTTCGTGAGAATGCGGTGCGCCTCGGCGGCCGACTGCAGTCCTTCACGTCTGCGCGAGATTACTTCGCGGCGCTCTTCGATCAGGGGGTCACGCCGCTTCGTCTCGGCACCGACGAGGAGCGCAACAAGCTGAACGAGATGCTCCGCACCAGCATGACCGGCGGCATCTCCCGAGCGCTCACCTCGGAGCTGCGCTCGTTCCTCCTCAAGGAAGAGGGCGGGCTCGCCGACACGCTCCAGCGCATGCGCGCCAACCTCGACGCATGCCGGCGCACGCGGACCGAGGTCCAGGAGGCGCGTCGCCTCGAGCAGGAGATCGGTGGGGTATTCGAGGCAGGCCAGACGATGTTTGCAGCGGCCCTGATCGCCACGCGAGAGCGAGCAGAGGAGCTCACCCGTCGCGTCGAAGAGGCTGAAGCCGCGCAGGCGGCCGCCGCCGAGGCGCACGATAACGCCAAGGAGGCCCTCGCGCAGACCCTCAACGCGATCGATGCCCTCGAGCGTCGGAGGGGCGAGATCGGCCAAGTCCTCGAATCGGCCCGTGCTTGGCACGTGAGATTGCGCGAAGCGCTCGCTGCGGCGAAGCATCTCGCTGAGTGTGTCGCCCAGCTCACGCGGGCAGAAGAGCTCGCGAAGACGACTGGCGCGAAGCGCGACGCGGCCGAAGCAGAGCGCGGCGCCAAGCGGGATGCGCTTCGGCGCGCGGAGGATGATTACACGCGCACCGCTGGAGGTCTCGCAGACCTCCAGCAGGGGCTCGAGGAGCTGCACCGCCGCGCCGACGCCTATCGTCAATCGACCCGCCGCTTGCGCGAGGCCGAGGAGAGCCTTGGTGGTGTGCTCATCCCTGTGCACACGTTAGAGGAGCGCGTCTCCAGCGCTCGTGACGAGCTGGCCGTGGTCGACGACGAGCGCCGTGATGCAAGGACGCGCCTCGACGACGCGGAAGCTCATCGAGCGCAACACTCCAAGGTGATGGCCGCACTGCGAGCCCTCGTCGACGGCGATGTCGCGCTGGACGCGGCATACGAGGCTGCCCTCTCAGCCCTCCAGGAACACCGAGCTCGCTCGGAGCTCGCCGGCCGGCTTCCTTCGCTCGAGCACGATCTCGCGGAGGCACGCAGGCAGGCCACGCGACAGTCGGGCGTGCGCGAACGCGCGAAGGCGCTTGAGGTCGTCGTCGGAAACGAACCCGCTGGCCAGCTCGTCGAGCGACTTCTTGGCGAAGCCGAAACCGAGCTGAAGGACCACGAAGATCGAGAGCGCGCCGTCAAGGCTTCCGCCCAGCAGCTCGAACGAGACCTGAAGGACCTGGAGTCGCGCCGTCGTTCCCTCGTCGAACGCGAGCCCGTGTTCCGCGCTCTCGCGGAGCGCGCGGCCCGTCTCGCCGAACACCTTGGCACCCCGGTGGACAGCCGGGCCACGCTGGATACCGCCCGCGCCACACTCGGCGAACGACTCGTGGAAACGCGAAAGGCCGAGGACGTCGCGCGCGAGGAGCACGAGGCGCTGCTACGGCAGGCTCGCGACCTCCTGGCTCAAGGTGGTCCTTTCGCGCCCGAGCTGCTGAAGCTGAAGGATCAGCTCGGCGCGGAGTTGGTGGCGGGGAGCTTCGAGGATGTCGGGCTGGACGAAGCGGGACGTCTGGAGGCGCGTTTGGGCCCTCTTGCCCAGGCGCTCGTAGTCGACGATCCGAAGGCGACAGCCCGCACCCTCGACGTGAGGTCCGACGCGCTTGCGAACGTACTGCTCGTCTCGCGTGACGCGGACCTTGAGCAACTCGCCTCGGCAACCAGCCCGATCGACGTTGGCGACCGAGACGTCGCCGTGGAGGACGGGATCGCCCTCCGCGTCTCGCGCATCCCCTCGCATCCACGGCTCGGGCGCCGAGCTCGTGAGGCCCGTGCCGCCGAGTTCAATCGTGAAGCGGATCGGAAGGCTCGCGAGCTCGAAGAAGTGAGGGTCGGACGCCGACATCTCGAACGCCTTGTTGCCGACGGCGAGGCGCTGTTGGCGGGCCATGCGGTGTGGCTCGCTGGCGATCCGGCTCCTGCGCTGGCCGAGGTGAAGCGCTCGATCGTCGAGGCCGAGGCCCAGCTCGGGATTCATCGTGCCGCCAGTGTGGGGCACGCGGAGGCAGCGCGAACGGTGCGACCTCGCGTGAACGGTCTACGCGTCCTGCTCGGCGAAGCGCTGCTGCTCGATCCACCTGATTTCGCTGAACGCGCCCGGTCGCTGGAACACGATCTTCACGCAGCTCGGGTGGCCAAGGAGCTAGTGGCTCGACACAAGGCGAACGCCGAGCTCGTTGACCGTCATCAGACCGTTCTGCGACAGGTGCCGCTTACGAACGAGGACGTGGTCCGGCTGCGCGAGCGACTGCAGCAGCTCACGAATCGGCGCGAGCGACTGAAGGAGGGCATCGATGCGCTCGAGTACGTGCAGTCGAACGTTGAGGCCCTGGCCTGGGAGGACGCGCCCGCGCGGCTGGCCAAGGAGCAGGCTCTCGTTCCTGCGATCAAGCAGCAGCTTCAGGAGGCCGAGCAGCACCGAGCTGCAGTCGAGCGCGAAGCGAAGGACGCGGAACGGAGCTTCAATGCCGCACTCACCGCATTCCAAGATGCCGACGGGAAGCGGCTTGCCGCGACGCACACGCACACGCAGGCGGTAGAGCGATTCGACCGGCTCAGGATTCCTGATCCGAGCGACGAAGCGCTTGCGGTAGCGGAGAAGGAGGTCGCGCGTCTCGACGAAGAACATCGGAGTCACGACACCAGGCACCGGGAGCTGCTGACCACGAAAGGTCGTCAGGAGGGCAGCGTCAGCGAGACTGCCCGCCGTCTTGAGGAGGCCGAGGAGAAGCTCGCCAAGGAGCGTGGCGAGGCCGAGCCTGCCGTGAAGCGCTGGGACGATCTTCGCGAGCGCGCGGCGAAGTTCGGGGTCGTTGGTGTCCTCCTCACCGAAGCACCGAGAGACCTCGCCGATGTCCGCGGCCACGTGAACCTCGTGCAGAAGGCCAACACCTGGCGAGAGCTCCTCGTCGAGCGACTGCGCGGAGCCCAAGGTGGCGCGCAGCTCCTGGCGGAACTGCAGACGCTTCGCGCCCCCTCGGAGGGCGAGTTCGCCGCGGGCGTCCTCGACCTGTGGCTCACGGTGCGCGACTGGCTTCGTCGCCGTCTGCCGGCGCAGGTCGCCGAAGTGGACGACCCTCGCGAGGCGCTCCTGCGTTTGCGCGATCAGCTCTCGGCGTTGGAGGAACGGCTCAAGAGCCAGGAGACCGTCCTCCGTGGCGCGAGCGAGGACGTCGCGCGCGGCATCGACGTGCAGATTCGTAAGGCGCGCACGCAGGTCAACCGCCTCAACAAGAACCTCGAGGGCGTCAGCTTCGGCAGCATCCAGGGAATTCGGGTCCGTCAGAACGCGGTCGAGAAGATGGAGCAGGTGCTCCGAGCGCTTCGCGACGGCGCCGCTCAGACGCTCCTCTTCCAGGCCGACATGCCGATCGAGGACGCGCTCGATCAGATCTTCCAGCGCTTCGGTGGAGGACGCACCGGCGGTCAGAAGCTGCTCGACTATCGCGAGTATGTTCACCTGCAGGTCGAGGTACGTCGGAAGGCGGGCGCCGATTGGGAGATCGCGAACCCCGGCCGACTCTCGACGGGCGAGGCGATCGGCGTCGGCGCTGCGCTCATGATGGTCGTCCTCACGGAGTGGGAACGCGATGCCATGCTCCTTCGGGGCAAGAAGTCGCACGGCTCACTCCGTTTCCTGTTCCTCGACGAGGCCAACCGCCTTTCGCACGACAACCTCGGCGTGCTCTTTGACCTGTGCCAGGCGCTCGATCTGCAGCTCCTCATCGCCGCGCCAGAGGTCGCTCGCGCAGAGGGCAACACCACCTATCGGCTCGTCCGCAAGATGACCGCCGACGGGCGTGAGGAGGTGCTCGTCAGCGGCCGGCGAACGAGGGCCGAGGCGTGA
- a CDS encoding Wadjet anti-phage system protein JetD domain-containing protein: MELLVRGSLKRRRAQSSAWDALDELPWTRRTGRRDEVGLVEERRHELVALLGRVWPEWGEVLAALTARGLAPTPDGWSELEDAQRAEGLPQLPDQLNRRTAAALVAPHSKAALTGRRLAALGDAEATHDGSVRLRPPQGLIALTPQGRVDLAAVAAVLGEVSIPERALSAGLALEGTIRAALLVENLGAFCDLRAVDGWLLVHVPGWDTATVARLLERLVHVPVVHFGDLDPNGVRILRHLRALRSDLRWFVPEFWNELVEAKGLPGVWPEDLDLGESPALVRDLASRGLWLEQEPVAVDSRTSAALEALLERR, translated from the coding sequence TTGGAGCTGCTCGTTCGCGGCTCGCTCAAGCGACGACGCGCGCAATCATCCGCCTGGGATGCCCTCGACGAACTACCTTGGACCCGCCGCACGGGGCGACGTGACGAGGTCGGCCTTGTCGAGGAACGAAGACACGAGCTCGTCGCGCTCCTCGGGCGCGTCTGGCCGGAATGGGGCGAGGTGCTCGCAGCGCTGACGGCGCGCGGGCTCGCGCCCACACCCGACGGCTGGAGCGAGCTCGAAGACGCGCAGCGCGCCGAGGGGCTGCCGCAGCTTCCAGACCAGCTCAACCGGCGAACGGCGGCCGCACTCGTCGCGCCGCACTCGAAGGCGGCACTCACGGGTCGCCGCCTGGCCGCGCTCGGCGACGCGGAGGCCACGCACGATGGTTCGGTACGGCTCCGACCACCGCAGGGTCTCATCGCGCTCACGCCACAGGGGCGAGTCGACCTCGCGGCAGTTGCGGCTGTCCTCGGCGAGGTGTCGATCCCGGAACGTGCCCTCAGCGCAGGCCTCGCTCTCGAAGGAACGATCCGCGCAGCGCTGCTCGTCGAGAACCTCGGCGCGTTCTGCGATCTACGCGCCGTCGATGGCTGGCTGCTGGTGCACGTGCCTGGATGGGACACGGCGACGGTCGCTCGACTTCTCGAGCGCCTCGTCCATGTGCCAGTCGTCCACTTCGGCGACCTCGACCCCAACGGCGTCCGCATCCTTCGGCATCTCCGTGCGCTCCGTTCTGACCTGCGGTGGTTCGTGCCGGAGTTCTGGAACGAGCTTGTTGAGGCGAAGGGGCTGCCGGGTGTGTGGCCCGAGGACCTCGATCTCGGCGAATCGCCGGCTCTCGTGCGGGACCTCGCGAGCCGCGGCCTGTGGCTCGAGCAGGAACCTGTCGCGGTCGACTCGAGAACGTCGGCGGCGCTGGAGGCACTGCTTGAACGCCGCTGA
- a CDS encoding RsmB/NOP family class I SAM-dependent RNA methyltransferase, with amino-acid sequence MSGALDRVLSGDPAERVLDRTLRAHRDLSREGRQALKEAVFNVGLWRRRLGFLLDSPDAPPSQLLFALLHGLVGVPAADAAAWAGLPAPVPLRTGEPPSLALRASLPDWLADHFSRELGAEAEDFCAHLNVPGPITLRVNPARTSREHLAARLASEGVATRPGSWSPLALHVDGPRPNLYGLASLREGLFEVQDEGSQLLGLLVDAQPGETVLDLCAGAGGKTLQLGAAMKDSGRLLAYDPDAERLDRLLQRASRAGLTRVQVIRTPPSPGLNADRVLADVPCSELGSLRRGPDLRFRLTPDSLSRYTSVQRDILARAGDVVRPGGRVVYATCTVNRSENQDVVADFLRSRPGFRAVRPGSGWLPDACLQDGFLFVTPHRHGTDGFFAAVLERSAEG; translated from the coding sequence GTGTCCGGGGCGCTTGACCGCGTCCTCTCGGGCGACCCCGCCGAGCGCGTCCTCGACCGGACCCTGCGCGCCCACCGCGACCTCTCCCGTGAGGGACGGCAGGCGCTGAAGGAGGCTGTCTTCAACGTGGGCCTCTGGCGCCGCCGCCTGGGGTTCCTCCTGGACTCGCCGGATGCGCCTCCCTCCCAGCTCCTCTTCGCGCTCCTGCATGGGCTCGTGGGTGTCCCCGCCGCCGACGCCGCAGCCTGGGCCGGGCTCCCGGCGCCGGTGCCTCTGCGCACTGGCGAGCCTCCGTCGCTGGCGCTCCGGGCCTCGCTGCCGGACTGGCTCGCGGACCACTTCTCCCGTGAGCTGGGAGCGGAGGCGGAGGATTTCTGCGCCCACCTCAACGTCCCGGGGCCCATCACGCTCCGGGTGAATCCGGCCCGCACCTCCCGGGAGCACCTGGCCGCTCGCCTTGCCTCCGAGGGCGTCGCGACCCGCCCCGGCTCCTGGAGCCCGCTGGCCCTTCATGTCGACGGGCCCCGCCCCAACCTCTATGGCCTGGCCTCCCTCCGTGAGGGCCTGTTCGAGGTCCAGGACGAGGGCAGCCAGCTCCTGGGGCTCCTCGTGGACGCCCAGCCCGGCGAGACCGTGCTGGACCTTTGCGCCGGGGCAGGGGGCAAGACGCTCCAGTTGGGCGCGGCCATGAAGGACTCCGGCCGGCTGCTCGCCTACGACCCGGATGCGGAGCGGCTGGACCGGCTCCTGCAACGCGCCTCCCGCGCCGGGCTCACCCGCGTCCAGGTGATCCGGACACCTCCGTCGCCGGGCCTCAACGCCGACCGAGTCCTCGCGGACGTGCCCTGTTCGGAGCTGGGTTCGCTTCGCCGCGGCCCGGACCTCCGCTTCCGGCTCACCCCGGACTCGCTCTCCCGGTACACCTCCGTCCAGCGCGACATCCTGGCCCGCGCCGGGGACGTGGTGCGCCCCGGCGGCCGGGTCGTCTACGCGACCTGCACCGTCAACCGCTCGGAGAACCAGGACGTGGTCGCGGACTTCCTTCGCTCCCGCCCTGGCTTCCGCGCGGTGCGGCCGGGCTCCGGATGGCTTCCGGACGCGTGCCTCCAGGACGGGTTCCTCTTCGTCACGCCCCACCGGCACGGCACGGATGGGTTCTTCGCGGCGGTGCTCGAACGCAGCGCGGAAGGGTAG
- a CDS encoding LD-carboxypeptidase → MRWLKPLPLRPRDTVQVVAPAGPFEQAPFEAGLRILSERYAPVVRPDIGASHRYLAGDDARRQAELSQAFLDRSTRAIFCARGGYGSARLLPELPLDKAGPVSFTGFSDLTSIHCALQALHRVSFHAPVLTQLGRQSSQVHDSLFRLLESPEAPPPLTGNATYVPGTAEGTLVGGNLSVFSRLLGTPYLPPLDGAVLLLEDVTERPYRIDRMWTHLRLAGVFSRVRGIVLGDFTACEEKDANYSSADVLRELARDAKLPCAAGFPIGHGPINYPVALGTHVRLDADAARLTFLEGAVSPG, encoded by the coding sequence GTGCGTTGGCTCAAGCCCCTTCCGCTCCGTCCCCGCGACACGGTGCAGGTCGTTGCCCCCGCGGGCCCCTTCGAACAGGCTCCCTTCGAGGCCGGCCTGCGCATCCTCTCCGAGCGATACGCCCCCGTCGTCCGACCCGACATCGGCGCCTCGCATCGCTACCTCGCCGGAGATGACGCCCGCCGCCAGGCAGAGCTGTCCCAGGCGTTCCTCGACCGCTCCACCCGCGCCATCTTCTGCGCCCGGGGCGGCTATGGCAGCGCGCGCCTGTTGCCGGAGCTGCCGCTCGACAAGGCCGGGCCCGTCTCCTTCACCGGCTTCTCCGACCTGACGTCCATCCACTGCGCGCTCCAGGCCCTGCACCGCGTGTCCTTCCACGCGCCCGTGCTCACGCAGCTGGGCCGCCAGTCGTCCCAGGTCCACGACTCCCTCTTCCGCCTGCTCGAATCCCCGGAGGCCCCGCCGCCCCTCACCGGCAACGCCACCTATGTCCCCGGCACCGCCGAGGGCACGCTCGTGGGCGGCAACCTGTCCGTGTTCTCCCGGCTCCTGGGCACGCCGTACCTGCCGCCGCTCGATGGCGCCGTGCTCCTCCTGGAGGACGTCACCGAGCGCCCCTACCGCATCGACCGCATGTGGACCCACCTGCGGCTCGCCGGTGTCTTCTCCCGCGTGCGCGGCATCGTCCTGGGGGACTTCACCGCGTGCGAGGAGAAGGACGCGAACTACTCCAGCGCGGACGTGCTCCGGGAGCTGGCTCGCGACGCGAAGCTGCCCTGCGCCGCGGGCTTCCCCATCGGCCATGGCCCCATCAACTACCCCGTCGCCCTGGGCACCCACGTGCGCCTGGACGCGGATGCCGCGCGCCTCACCTTCCTCGAAGGCGCGGTGAGCCCCGGATGA